In Nicotiana tabacum cultivar K326 chromosome 19, ASM71507v2, whole genome shotgun sequence, one DNA window encodes the following:
- the LOC107761629 gene encoding uncharacterized protein LOC107761629: MASKKNKKKRNNAATSSSGNVPRDNKTPKELKAKGKLAKKSSNLNSAQMKEAEGAPQSQSRNKEKAAKDGNQGNNFDKKDARKPQYISSRSKEKRSTSEMSVDVKDGKTEKSIGGVIFMCNAKTKDDCFRYHVMGVSAMKKDIIMGIKPGFKLFLFDFDLKLMYGIFEASSSGGMKLEPAAFGGDFPAQVRFRIDRDCLPLPENLFKRAIKDNYDERTHKFKTELTSKQVEQLIKLFRPAPWLHPTSKHSVSEQVIWPPSAAPLPREEPSREHVYGMQYSRSKAGENFSSYSHERQQLAGHHVMPREVESQPRFLTEKEYRSYGLQSAKHLQPTASAVVDRKLDHYDSEQGREQLRRNPASVSSDATLARKETVYSEPLFPSEREYRTYGLKARGEIPVTAAPAVESSTTVISAIPTNHGLPNHVKDTYNPYDESTASLVNRYLFLPRTVVTPVESYSSAGRDSFARDPYSAIDIRGDTGRFHTENERAYPPYAPQLPPDYGLKYHHLRDEPRYSSTSVSSRYSGGPSAPRH; this comes from the exons ATGGCTtccaagaaaaacaagaaaaagagaaataatGCTGCCACATCTAGTTCTGGAAATGTACCTCGAGACAATAAAACCCCCAAGGAACTAAAGGCTAAAGGTAAACTTGCAAAGAAGTCCTCTAACTTAAACTCTGCACAAATGAAAGAAGCTGAGGGCGCTCCACAATCTCAATCCAGAAACAAGGAGAAGGCGGCAAAAGATGGGAACCAAGGAAATAATTTTGATAAAAAAGATGCTAGAAAGCCCCAATACATAAGCAGTAGaagcaaagaaaagagaagtACAAGTGAAATGAGTGTAGATGTGAAGGATGGAAAAACTGAAAAGAGTATCGGTGGAGTGATTTTCATGTGCAATGCAAAGACCAAAGACGATTGTTTTAGATATCATGTGATGGGTGTCTCAGctatgaagaaagacattattATGGGAATCAAACCCGGCTTCAAGCTTTTTCTCTTTGATTTTGATCTTAAGCTCATGTATGGTATTTTTGAGGCGTCATCTTCTGGTGGAATGAAACTTGAACCGGCAGCATTTGGTGGTGATTTTCCAGCCCAG GTTCGCTTCAGGATTGACAGGGACTGCCTTCCACTGCCGGAGAATTTGTTCAAGAGAGCAATTAAAGACAATTATGATGAAAGGACGCACAAGTTCAAGACTGAGTTGACATCTAAGCAG GTAGAGCAGTTGATAAAACTGTTTAGGCCTGCACCATGGTTACATCCAACTTCCAAACATTCTGTGTCTGAGCAAGTTATTTGGCCACCATCGGCAGCACCTTTGCCTAGGGAGGAACCCTCTAGGGAGCATGTATATGGAATGCAATACAGTAGAAGCAAAGCAGGTGAGAATTTTTCATCATATAGTCATGAAAGGCAGCAGCTTGCAGGCCACCATGTCATGCCTAGAGAGGTTGAGAGTCAACCCCGTTTCCTCACTGAGAAAGAATATAGAAGCTATGGTCTTCAATCAGCAAAGCATCTGCAGCCTACTGCTTCTGCAGTAGTTGACCGCAAATTGGATCATTATGATTCTGAACAAGGAAGGGAGCAGCTCCGAAGGAATCCTGCCAGTGTTAGTAGCGATGCAACTTTAGCACGGAAAGAAACTGTATACTCTGAACCTTTATTTCCAAGCGAAAGGGAGTACCGAACTTATGGCCTCAAGGCTCGCGGTGAAATACCTGTTACTGCTGCTCCTGCTGTGGAAAGTAGTACTACAGTAATTTCAGCTATACCTACCAATCATGGTTTACCAAATCATGTTAAGGATACATATAATCCTTATGACGAGAGTACTGCCTCTCTTGTGAACCGATATCTCTTTCTGCCAAGGACGGTGGTAACACCTGTAGAGTCATACTCTTCGGCAGGCAGAGACTCTTTTGCAAGGGATCCCTATTCTGCAATTGACATCAGAGGCGATACTGGAAGATTTCATACTGAAAATGAAAGAGCATATCCACCGTATGCTCCTCAACTTCCACCAGACTACGGCCTAAAATATCACCATCTTAGGGATGAGCCTAGATACTCCTCAACTTCAGTCTCATCTCGCTATTCTGGGGGACCATCTGCACCTCGTCACTAA